TCACATCTCACTCCACGTCGCCCATCTGAACCATAACCTCCGGGGGACGGAGTCGAACGAGGCGGCCAACTTTGTGCGTCGCCAATGCGAGGCCTATCAGATTCCTGTCACCATTGCGACGGCCGAGCGGAGCGCGTTGCTGGATCGGGGAGGAGGCTCGCTTCAGTCCGCCGCTCGGGATCTCCGTTACCGGTTTTTGGAACAGGTGGCGGACGAGCAGGGAGCCGGCAGAATCGCCGTCGGTCATCACCGTGACGATCAGGCGGAGACCGTCCTGATGAACCTGCTCCGGGGGTCAGGGGTGAGGGGGCTTGGAGGGATTCCGCCCGTGAGAGGTCGGATCGTCCGCCCGTTGATCGACTGCTCACGGGAGGAGATCGAGCGGTATGCGCGACAGGAAGGAATCCCCTATGTCGAAGACTCCTCCAACCAAGTTCTTTCGTATAGCCGGAATCGGATTCGCCTGGAACTCCTGCCGGAGTTGGCGAAGCGGTATAACCCCCGCGTTGCCCATAGCCTGGCGAATGCAGCCACGATTCTTCAATCGGAGGATGTCCTGCTGAACGAGATGGCCGAGAAAGAACTTCGTACTGTCCTCATGTCGCGATCGCGCGAGGAGTTGGTGTTGTCTATTCCCCGTATGGCGACCCTTCCCATCGCCTTGAGATGGCGGATCATCCGGCGATCCGCCGAATATCTGCGAGAGGGTCGCCCAGGCCTGACCTTTCAACAGACGTTGGCCATTGATCAACTCTTGCTGACCGAGGGCAAACAGAGCATTATTCAAGCGCCTGGTGTGTTGCGCGCGAGAAGAGTAGGCGACAGTATCATTCTTTCGGTGGGGGAGGTCAACGTGAGGGGCCGCATTTCAGTTTCGCCCCTCGTGGTTCCGGGCTTCACGACCATTCCGGAATCGCCGCTTAGCCTTCGAAGCGATCTCCTGGAGGAGTGGGCGATGGACGAACTCGCCCCGGATCCCTGGACCGCTCTCCTTGATGCCGATCGGGCCGGACGGGACTTGCATGTGAGATGCTGGGAGCCCGGTGATCGGTTCATCCCACTGGGAATGGGTGGCCGGAAAAAGCTTCAGGACTTCTTTGTGGACGCAAAGGTACCGCGCGATACACGCGAGCGCGTCCCGTTAGTCGTGTCAGATGGCCAAATCGCATGGGTTGTGGGCCTTCGGGTGGACGAACGGTTCAAGGTGACCGATTCGACGAGGCGCGTTCTTCGGGTGCGTGCAGCCGCCACAGGTGAACATGAGAGGTAATTCATCGATAGCGCCCTCATTGACGTGAGATAGGAGAGATAAGCGTCTTCAAGCGGTTTGGCTTGGCCGGGCAGAGGCCTTCTATTGCTTCGAAAGTCTCCCGTATCATTGCGAGGCGACGCCGAAGCGATCTGACCTGAAGAATCACTCCGAGGGAACCGAAGGAATCTCGGCCAACGAGATTGCTTTGCCTGCGGCTCGTAACGACACTCCGTGTCGGATTGCCTCGCTCCCTTTGGTCGCTCGCAATGACGGAGGGGGACGCTCATGCCTATAGGCGCGTCACTGGCACATGAGATATCGGTTAAAAAGGCGGTCCATGGGTGTTTTGCATTGAAGACGTACAAGTGATTTGATATAGTAAGTTACGAAAATAAAAGATCACATATATCGACTTGCCGGGCGAGGAAAAAGGAATGATTGCAGGAGGGAAGAGGTTGAACCCGTTTTTTAAGAATCTAGCCCTGTGGCTTGTTATCGGATTAATCATGGTGCTGGTCTTCAATATCTTCAGTCAGAACCAGCCGCAGGAAAAGGAGATGATCTTCAGCGACTTTATGACCAAAGTGACGAAGGGTGAAGTCACGGAGGTCGTCGTAAGGGGCGCAGACATTAAAGGGAAGCTCACCAATGGCGAGATCTTTCGGACGTATGCCCCTGACGACAAGGATATGATTTCAGAGCTGCGACAAAAAGGGGTTCGAATCAGCGCGAAACCGGTCGACGGGAATCCCTGGTATGTCAATATGCTGCTGTCGTGGCTTCCGATGTTGCTGTTTATCGGAGTATGGGTCTTCTTCATGCGTCAGATGCAAGGCGGGGGCGCGAAGGCCCTCTCATTCGGCAAGAGTCGGGCGCGCCTGCTGTCCGACAAGCAAAGCAAGGTGACCTTTGCCGACGTCGCGGGCGCGGATGAAGCAAAAGAGGAGCTACAGGAGATTATTGAGTTCCTGAAAGACCCACCGAAGTTTCAAAAGCTTGGCGGGAGAATCCCCAAGGGCGTGTTACTCATGGGCCCTCCCGGCACGGGGAAGACGCTGCTCGCGCGGGCGATCGCCGGCGAGGCGAATGCTCCCTTTTTCAGCATCTCGGGTTCGGACTTTGTAGAGATGTTTGTCGGCGTCGGCGCCTCGCGCGTGCGGGATCTGTTTGAGCAAGGCAAGAAGCATGCTCCGTGTATCATCTTTATGGACGAGATCGACGCCGTAGGCAGGCATCGGGGTGCAGGCCTCGGTGGCGGTCACGACGAGCGGGAGCAGACCCTGAATCAGCTCCTGGTCGAGATGGACGGCTTTGAGTCGAACGACGGGGTGATCCTGGTCGCAGCGACCAACCGCCCCGATGTCCTCGACCCTGCGCTACTTCGGCCCGGACGATTCGATCGCCAGGTCGTGGTGGCAAGACCTGACCTCAGGGGTCGCGAGGGGATCTTGCGCGTTCACACGAAAAAGATTCCGCTTGATGTCGATGTCGATCTCATGCTGCTGGCGCGTGGGACCCCAGGCTTTTCCGGGGCTGATCTGGCCAACCTCGTCAATGAGGCAGCCCTGTTGGCCGCCAGGAAAAACAAAAAAACCGTCTGCATGACGGACTTCGAGCATTCCAAAGATAAAGTGCTGATGGGTGTCGAGCGGAAGAGTATTGTCATCAGCGAGGAGGAACGAAAGCTCACCGCTTTTCATGAGGCCGGGCACACCCTGGTGGCGAAGGTTCTCCCGGGAACCGATCCGATTCACAAGGTGACGATCATCCCGCGGGGCAGAGCGCTTGGTATGACCCAACAGTTGCCCATCGGCGAGAAACATAATTACGCGAAGGAGTACCTGTTTAACGAGATCGCCATTATGATGGGCGGACGTGTTGCGGAAGAGTTGGTCTTCGGTCAGATTACCACCGGGGCAGGGAACGACATCGAGCGGGCCACTGATCTGGCCCGGAAGATGGTGTGCGAATGGGGTATGAGCGAGAAGCTGGGGCCTCTCACATTCGGTAAGCGTGAAGAGATGATCTTTTTGGGTCGGGAGATCGCCCAGCATCAGGATTATAGCGAACAGACGGCGGTGGAGATCGATCGAGAAGTCAAGCAGATCGTCATGACGAACTACGATAAGGCCAAGACGCTGATCATTGAGCGAATCGGTATTCTGCACGCCTTGGCCAATGCTTTGCTGGAAACCGAGGTGCTTGATGGTTTTCAGATTGATGCTATCGTGAACGGGGCTGCCGCCCCGGTTGCGGCGCCCGCCTGAGGCATAGTCCTCCGCCTCTTGACCGAAGGTTACAAGCGAGGACGCCTGGGACTCCTCTCTCTGTCGCCTCGCCCACACTGTTTACGTCTGCTTTCTTTGCCGGCTTTTTGTTCGAATCAATAACGCTATAAACGCCATAGACACAATGAACGCAATAACGCCATTACGCTTTCGTTGTAAGGACCGCATGCTGGATGTTCAGGAAAAGACCTGGATTGTGGGGGTGCTGAACATCACCCCCGATTCCTTTTCCGATGGCGGCCGCTTCCTCGATCCCGGGTTGGCTATCGATCAGGCAAAGCGGATGGTGGAGGAGGGGGCCGATATCCTGGAGTTGGGCGGTGAGTCTACCCGTCCAGGCGCTGTTCCTGTTTCGGTGGACGAGGAACTTCGGCGGATCATTCCGGTTCTACGCGACCTGCGGTCCAAGCTTGTGATTCCGTTGGCGGTGGATACGTACAAATCGGACGTGGCACGGGTTGTCCTGGAGGAAGGGGCAGAGATCATTAACGATATCTACGGGGTTCGAGAAGAGGGCCGGCTGGCAGCGGTGGTAGCAGAGAAGCAGGCCGGTCTCGTCATCATGCACATGAAGGGGACCCCTCAGGATATGCAAATCGAACCGCGGTACAACGATGTCGTCGGCGAGGTCTCGGCCTTCCTGGCGGATCGCATCGCCTTTGCCGAACGTATGGGCGTTCATTCTCAGTCAATCATTGTCGATCCTGGACTGGGCTTTGGGAAGCGGTCGCAGGACAATCTCACCCTACTCCGACACCTGGAGAAGTTTCATCGTCTCGAGAAGCCGATTATGGTCGGTCCATCGCGCAAGTCGCTTGTCGGTAACGTGCTGAATCTGCCGGTCGAGCAACGCCAATACGGTACGGCGGCCTGTATCGCAACAGCGGTGCTGCAGGGAGCGGCCTTTGTCCGGGTCCATGATGTCCGATCCTGTGCGCATCTCGTCAGAATGCTGGACGCGATCAAGAGGGCATAGCGACCATGTGGACCACAATCGCCCAATTTACGTGGATTGACGTCGTGGACGTGCTGATCGTGACGTTCGCGGTCTACCAGCTTTTCCTGATGTTCAAGGGGACGCGGGCGCTGCAAATGATTCTGGGCCTCGCGCTTGTCTACCTTGCATCCCGAATTGCCCTGAAGGGCGGTCTGTTGACCGTGAACTGGGTCCTGCAGAATCTGCTGAGTGTCTGGTTTCTCCTGATTATTATTCTTTTTCAGCCGGAGCTCCGGCGGGCCCTCGCCACCTTCGGCATTCGTTCGCGTCTGCTTCGCGCCTTTGCCAACCAGGAAGAGGCTCATATGATTGACGAAATTGTTCAATCTGCAGCCTCCTTGGCCGCAAAAAAGATCGGCGCGATTATCGCGTTGGAGCGAGAGACGAAGCTTTCCGACTACGTCGATTCCGGCGTGCCTCTCGACGCGCGGATATCGAGGCGGTTATTAGAATCGATCTTTTGCTCCGGTTCGCCGCTCCACGATGGGGCAGTCGTGATCCAGGGCGG
The nucleotide sequence above comes from Candidatus Methylomirabilis tolerans. Encoded proteins:
- the folP gene encoding dihydropteroate synthase is translated as MNAITPLRFRCKDRMLDVQEKTWIVGVLNITPDSFSDGGRFLDPGLAIDQAKRMVEEGADILELGGESTRPGAVPVSVDEELRRIIPVLRDLRSKLVIPLAVDTYKSDVARVVLEEGAEIINDIYGVREEGRLAAVVAEKQAGLVIMHMKGTPQDMQIEPRYNDVVGEVSAFLADRIAFAERMGVHSQSIIVDPGLGFGKRSQDNLTLLRHLEKFHRLEKPIMVGPSRKSLVGNVLNLPVEQRQYGTAACIATAVLQGAAFVRVHDVRSCAHLVRMLDAIKRA
- the tilS gene encoding tRNA lysidine(34) synthetase TilS, whose amino-acid sequence is MRDPLLHKVRETIDRHRMLAAEDIVVLAVSGGVDSMVMLHLLLRLRTRHHISLHVAHLNHNLRGTESNEAANFVRRQCEAYQIPVTIATAERSALLDRGGGSLQSAARDLRYRFLEQVADEQGAGRIAVGHHRDDQAETVLMNLLRGSGVRGLGGIPPVRGRIVRPLIDCSREEIERYARQEGIPYVEDSSNQVLSYSRNRIRLELLPELAKRYNPRVAHSLANAATILQSEDVLLNEMAEKELRTVLMSRSREELVLSIPRMATLPIALRWRIIRRSAEYLREGRPGLTFQQTLAIDQLLLTEGKQSIIQAPGVLRARRVGDSIILSVGEVNVRGRISVSPLVVPGFTTIPESPLSLRSDLLEEWAMDELAPDPWTALLDADRAGRDLHVRCWEPGDRFIPLGMGGRKKLQDFFVDAKVPRDTRERVPLVVSDGQIAWVVGLRVDERFKVTDSTRRVLRVRAAATGEHER
- the ftsH gene encoding ATP-dependent zinc metalloprotease FtsH translates to MNPFFKNLALWLVIGLIMVLVFNIFSQNQPQEKEMIFSDFMTKVTKGEVTEVVVRGADIKGKLTNGEIFRTYAPDDKDMISELRQKGVRISAKPVDGNPWYVNMLLSWLPMLLFIGVWVFFMRQMQGGGAKALSFGKSRARLLSDKQSKVTFADVAGADEAKEELQEIIEFLKDPPKFQKLGGRIPKGVLLMGPPGTGKTLLARAIAGEANAPFFSISGSDFVEMFVGVGASRVRDLFEQGKKHAPCIIFMDEIDAVGRHRGAGLGGGHDEREQTLNQLLVEMDGFESNDGVILVAATNRPDVLDPALLRPGRFDRQVVVARPDLRGREGILRVHTKKIPLDVDVDLMLLARGTPGFSGADLANLVNEAALLAARKNKKTVCMTDFEHSKDKVLMGVERKSIVISEEERKLTAFHEAGHTLVAKVLPGTDPIHKVTIIPRGRALGMTQQLPIGEKHNYAKEYLFNEIAIMMGGRVAEELVFGQITTGAGNDIERATDLARKMVCEWGMSEKLGPLTFGKREEMIFLGREIAQHQDYSEQTAVEIDREVKQIVMTNYDKAKTLIIERIGILHALANALLETEVLDGFQIDAIVNGAAAPVAAPA
- the cdaA gene encoding diadenylate cyclase CdaA; translated protein: MWTTIAQFTWIDVVDVLIVTFAVYQLFLMFKGTRALQMILGLALVYLASRIALKGGLLTVNWVLQNLLSVWFLLIIILFQPELRRALATFGIRSRLLRAFANQEEAHMIDEIVQSAASLAAKKIGAIIALERETKLSDYVDSGVPLDARISRRLLESIFCSGSPLHDGAVVIQGGRVAAASCLLPLTLTSDVSEELGTRHRAAIGLTEETDAIVIVVSEEMGRVSLVRAGVITKGLDAQMLRRLLGELLEPPRGSGSDAKPREVATPS